Proteins co-encoded in one Elaeis guineensis isolate ETL-2024a unplaced genomic scaffold, EG11 Super_Scaffold_1000211, whole genome shotgun sequence genomic window:
- the LOC105048592 gene encoding LOW QUALITY PROTEIN: uncharacterized protein (The sequence of the model RefSeq protein was modified relative to this genomic sequence to represent the inferred CDS: inserted 9 bases in 9 codons; deleted 1 base in 1 codon), whose amino-acid sequence MAPSPPPCHPRPPLDPIPTPRRRRPTPSTGRSPPHPVAPSAAHGLLLAPEVPHQDYLREILILVRKLTDGPSDSQRSGTPTLLMQRPDRGQIEPLVPRFELHTAWAGVAYARMILGADHIVIEAIQWLWCFGFRSVFRPNSLSNPSSHGKLKAKKVRNNKRNNKRRKLGLKPKKKQNHXAAAHDHDLVLFGGEGAXASGGRGGGGGXDDESSGLPTPDRLHRLLEPYTKDQLIGFLLDAAAAXPDVLARIHAVADRDVSHRKIFVHXLGWDATRETLLQAFEPYGPIEDCNVVVDKVTGRAKGYGFVLFGSRAXAVRALKQPQKKIKNRVASCQLASIGPVPAAXRAADTAGRKIHVSNVHADAXPDRLKAFFARFGEIEAGPIGFDMLTGKSRGFALFVYKTQEGARRALEEPYKMFEGHQLHCQLATDSQKGKAPALXPSSALLGPASQPVLAAVAAAQNLALLGQNPAYSALLGQNPLLAAAALNPAALAALNPAVATALNPAAATALNQGAAAALNTAAAGLVASQGQTLGGGVGVGGGAPSLLGAYGSQVTAGLQGLQSYEGTQLGQSSSLRPGGSFGGFPSYM is encoded by the exons atggccccctccccacccccatgTCACCCCCGACCGCCCCTCGACCCCATCCCTACCCCACGTCGCCGCCGGCCGACCCCCTCTACCGGCCGATCCCCTCCCCACCCCGTGGCACCATCGGCCGCCCACGGCCTCCTCCTCGCCCCC GAGGTGCCCCACCAGGATTACCTTCGAGAGATCCTGATTCTTGTTCGAAAGTTGACTGATGGACCTTCAGACTCTCAGAGATCTGGGACTCCCACCCTGCTCATGCAGCGACCTGATAG GGGCCAGATTGAGCCATTAGTTCCTAGATTTGAGTTACATACAGCCTGGGCTGGTGTTGCGTATGCACGGATGATATTGGGTGCGGACCACATTGTCATCGAGGCGATTCAGTGGTTGTGGTGTTTTGGATTCAGGAGTGTTTTCAGG CCTAATTCTCTCTCGAATCCATCCAGCCATGGAAAGTTGAAGGCGAAGAAGGTTCGCAACAACAAGCGGAACAACAAGAGGCGCAAGCTCGGCCTCAAGCCCAAGAAGAAGCAGAACC CGGCCGCCGCCCACGACCACGACCTCGTCCTCTTCGGCGGCGAAGGCG TTGCTTCCGGCGGCCGGGGCGGCGGTGGGG CCGATGACGAATCCTCCGGCCTGCCCACCCCTGACCGCCTCCACCGCCTCCTCGAGCCCTACACCAAGGACCAGCTCATCGGCTTTCTCCTCGACGCCGCCGCTG GACCCGACGTCCTTGCCCGTATCCACGCCGTCGCTGACCGCGATGTCTCTCACCGCAAGATCTTCGTCC GCCTCGGCTGGGACGCCACACGCGAGACCCTCCTCCAGGCCTTCGAGCCCTACGGCCCCATCGAGGACTGCAACGTTGTCGTTGACAAGGTCACGGGCCGCGCCAAAGGCTACGGCTTCGTCCTCTTCGGCTCCCGCG GCGCCGTCCGCGCCCTCAAGCAGCCCCAAAAGAAGATCAAGAACCGCGTCGCCTCCTGCCAGCTCGCCTCCATCGGCCCCGTCCCCGCTG GGCGCGCTGCCGACACCGCCGGCCGGAAGATCCACGTCAGCAACGTCCACGCCGACG GCCCCGACAGGCTCAAGGCCTTCTTCGCCCGCTTCGGCGAGATCGAGGCCGGGCCAATCGGCTTCGACATGCTCACAGGGAAGTCGAGGGGGTTCGCCCTCTTCGTGTACAAGACTCAGGAGGGGGCCAGGAGGGCCCTTGAGGAGCCCTACAAGATGTTCGAGGGCCATCAACTCCACTGCCAGCTTGCCACGGACTCCCAGAAGGGAAAGGCGCCGGCTT GCCCCTCGTCGGCGCTGCTCGGGCCGGCTTCGCAGCCCGTGCTGGCAGCGGTGGCAGCAGCGCAAAATCTTGCACTGCTTGGCCAGAACCCGGCATACAGTGCGCTTCTTGGCCAGAATCCTCTGCTGGCAGCTGCAGCACTGAATCCAGCAGCG CTTGCAGCGCTGAACCCGGCGGTGGCCACAGCTTTGAACCCGGCAGCAGCCACAGCGCTGAACCAGGGAGCAGCTGCAGCACTGAATACGGCAGCAGCTGGATTGGTTGCTTCTCAGGGTCAAACATTGGGAGGGGGAGTGGGGGTGGGAGGAGGAGCTCCTTCTCTGCTCGGGGCCTATGGGTCTCAGGTGACGGCTGGTTTGCAGGGGTTGCAGTCATATGAGGGGACGCAACTTGGGCAGTCATCATCCTTGAGGCCTGGTGGTTCTTTTGGAGGGTTTCCTTCATAC